The following are encoded together in the Candidatus Tumulicola sp. genome:
- a CDS encoding MFS transporter has protein sequence MSATFFMLLVDFSIVSIALPTIETELHLSAGQGQWIVSTYAIFLAGFLMLTGRCADLYGRYRFFIVGLAVFTIASLLGGLAHDGTFLIAMRGLQGLGAAMVNPAALAIVLSLFPAGPARSRAIALWGTIGSSGIAAGMLFGGILVQFLGWRSVFFVNIPFAVAVFVLVRTYVPCDTPQRSSSRLDVVGALTLTAALLTFVYTIESVPQRGWTSIATGAGIVATIALLVLLVRIERRAAEPILPSRLFRYPDLLSGAAVMLLQPMSYAGVLVFTSMYAQRVAGYSALDAGLAFLPSSVIASFVAAPLTMTIVRRIGVRAMGFIASAVMVAGEAILLFLHPSTPFWYGLLPATVIGGFGGMLAYQSGMIAGLGHVDDADEGSASAALSFALQLGIGFGVALGASAQELRARALLHAGATPADALAGGLIAAFWVCVAVGVVTLISVAGIRHAATAELPLRHFLPLGKLHHRVVARTP, from the coding sequence TTGAGCGCGACTTTCTTTATGTTGCTGGTCGATTTCTCGATCGTTTCGATCGCGTTGCCGACGATCGAGACCGAGCTTCATCTCAGCGCCGGTCAAGGACAATGGATCGTCAGCACGTACGCGATCTTCCTGGCGGGCTTTTTGATGTTAACCGGCCGGTGCGCCGACTTGTACGGCCGCTACCGCTTCTTTATCGTAGGCCTCGCGGTCTTTACCATCGCGTCGCTACTCGGCGGTCTCGCGCACGACGGGACGTTCCTGATCGCGATGCGCGGACTGCAAGGCCTTGGCGCTGCAATGGTCAATCCGGCCGCGCTGGCAATCGTATTGTCGTTGTTTCCGGCCGGGCCCGCGCGTTCGCGCGCGATTGCATTGTGGGGAACGATCGGCAGCAGCGGCATCGCAGCCGGGATGCTGTTCGGTGGGATTTTGGTACAATTTCTTGGCTGGAGATCCGTCTTTTTCGTCAACATTCCGTTTGCCGTGGCCGTCTTCGTACTGGTGCGAACGTACGTGCCGTGCGACACACCGCAGCGAAGTTCGTCGCGTCTCGACGTCGTCGGCGCGCTAACGCTGACGGCCGCACTGCTGACGTTCGTCTACACGATCGAATCGGTACCGCAGCGCGGATGGACGTCGATTGCGACCGGCGCCGGCATCGTCGCGACGATCGCGCTGTTGGTGCTGCTCGTCCGAATCGAGCGCCGGGCAGCCGAGCCGATTTTGCCGTCACGCTTATTTCGGTATCCCGACTTGCTATCGGGCGCGGCGGTCATGCTGTTGCAGCCGATGTCGTATGCGGGCGTGCTGGTCTTTACGTCGATGTACGCCCAACGCGTCGCCGGATATAGCGCCCTCGACGCCGGTCTTGCCTTCTTACCGTCGTCGGTCATCGCATCGTTTGTGGCAGCTCCATTGACGATGACGATCGTGCGCCGCATCGGCGTGCGTGCCATGGGTTTCATCGCAAGCGCGGTGATGGTTGCGGGTGAAGCGATTTTGTTGTTCCTCCACCCATCCACCCCGTTCTGGTACGGCCTACTTCCAGCCACGGTGATCGGCGGCTTCGGTGGAATGCTCGCGTATCAGAGCGGCATGATCGCCGGCCTCGGTCATGTCGACGATGCCGACGAAGGCAGTGCTTCGGCCGCGCTGAGTTTCGCGCTGCAGTTGGGAATTGGCTTCGGTGTCGCACTCGGTGCGTCGGCGCAAGAGCTGCGCGCCCGCGCGTTGTTGCACGCCGGCGCAACGCCGGCCGATGCCCTCGCCGGCGGTCTGATCGCCGCTTTTTGGGTGTGCGTCGCAGTCGGCGTCGTCACGCTGATATCGGTCGCCGGCATCCGGCACGCCGCCACCGCCGAGCTTCCATTGCGGCACTTTCTGCCGCTGGGGAAGCTGCACCATCGCGTCGTAGCTCGGACGCCCTAA
- a CDS encoding 2-oxoacid:acceptor oxidoreductase subunit alpha codes for MTQRAVNDFTIRVATVNGSGSQSANLAITNAIVGLGVPVAPKNVFPSNIEGLPTWFDIRVTAKGYRCRTRDVDVLVSLNATTWATDVTGVKPGGAILHEAAYPVAGETLRDDVVYYGVPFTQLAKEHFGDRGDLRKYLTNMIYVGALAQLLELPLETVEAGLRAQFKKKTAAIESNMAAVRVGYDYAREHFEKRDPYKLEPMTGATENLLFMEGNRASALGCVMGGCTVAAWYPITPSSSLVEYFIQFCERYRTDPETGERAVAIVQAEDELAAAGMVFGAGWAGARAMTSTSGPGVSLMAEYAGFGYFAEVPGVIFDVQRAGPSTGLPTRTMQGDVAFAYTLSHGDTKHIVLLPATIEEAYEFAMESFDLADRFQTPVFVLSDLDLGMNSWLTPPLHYPTKPFDRGKVLTAEDLNRLPSWGRYRDVDNDGIPYRTLPGTKHSDAGFFTRGTGHDEEARYSELPDVWKRNLDRLVRKHESARMSVPAPIVEASGRRVAILAYGTTHHAVVEARDRLHDAGIDVDYIRVRALPLSPDVATTIARYDRVYVVEQNRDGQLFGILRTELPTHLIQRLQSVRHYNGVPIDAHAIVEPLLEAERQPAVVAD; via the coding sequence ATGACGCAGCGTGCCGTCAACGATTTTACGATTCGCGTGGCCACCGTGAACGGGTCGGGAAGCCAGTCTGCCAACTTGGCGATCACCAACGCCATCGTCGGGCTCGGCGTTCCGGTCGCGCCGAAGAATGTGTTTCCCTCGAACATCGAGGGACTGCCGACGTGGTTCGATATTCGGGTTACCGCCAAAGGTTATCGGTGCCGCACGCGTGACGTCGACGTACTGGTTTCGCTGAATGCGACGACGTGGGCGACCGACGTGACCGGCGTCAAGCCGGGTGGGGCGATTCTGCACGAAGCCGCCTATCCAGTGGCCGGCGAGACGCTGCGCGACGACGTCGTGTATTACGGAGTGCCGTTCACGCAACTCGCTAAGGAGCACTTCGGCGATCGCGGCGACTTGCGTAAGTATCTCACCAACATGATCTACGTGGGCGCGCTGGCGCAGCTATTGGAGTTGCCGCTGGAAACCGTCGAGGCCGGCCTCCGCGCACAGTTTAAGAAAAAAACGGCGGCAATCGAATCGAACATGGCGGCGGTCCGGGTCGGCTACGACTACGCGCGCGAACATTTCGAAAAACGCGACCCGTATAAGCTCGAACCGATGACCGGTGCCACCGAGAACCTTCTTTTCATGGAAGGTAATCGCGCGTCGGCACTGGGGTGCGTGATGGGCGGTTGCACCGTTGCCGCCTGGTATCCGATCACGCCGTCATCGTCGCTGGTCGAATACTTCATTCAATTTTGCGAGCGTTACCGCACCGATCCGGAGACCGGCGAGCGCGCCGTTGCGATCGTCCAAGCCGAGGACGAGCTGGCCGCGGCCGGCATGGTGTTCGGCGCCGGTTGGGCCGGGGCGCGTGCGATGACCTCCACGTCGGGGCCTGGTGTGTCGCTGATGGCCGAGTATGCCGGCTTCGGTTACTTTGCCGAAGTGCCGGGAGTGATTTTCGACGTGCAGCGCGCCGGGCCGTCGACCGGCTTGCCGACGCGCACCATGCAGGGCGACGTCGCCTTTGCGTACACGCTGTCGCACGGCGACACCAAGCACATCGTACTGCTGCCGGCTACCATCGAGGAGGCGTACGAGTTCGCGATGGAGTCGTTCGATTTGGCCGATCGTTTTCAAACGCCGGTGTTCGTGCTCTCGGATTTGGATCTGGGGATGAACTCGTGGCTGACGCCACCGCTGCACTATCCGACGAAGCCGTTCGATCGCGGCAAAGTTTTGACGGCCGAGGATCTCAACCGGCTGCCGTCGTGGGGCCGGTATCGCGATGTGGACAACGACGGCATCCCGTATCGAACGCTGCCCGGCACGAAACACAGCGACGCCGGCTTTTTCACGCGCGGAACCGGCCACGATGAGGAAGCGCGCTATTCAGAACTTCCCGACGTTTGGAAGCGGAATCTCGATCGTCTCGTGCGCAAGCACGAATCGGCGCGCATGTCCGTGCCGGCGCCGATTGTCGAGGCGTCCGGACGGCGGGTTGCAATTCTCGCATATGGTACGACCCATCACGCCGTGGTCGAGGCACGCGACCGCTTGCACGACGCCGGCATCGACGTCGACTACATCCGCGTGCGAGCGCTGCCGCTGTCTCCCGACGTCGCGACGACGATCGCGCGCTACGATCGCGTCTACGTCGTGGAACAGAACCGCGACGGCCAACTCTTCGGAATTCTACGCACCGAACTGCCGACGCATCTCATTCAGCGACTGCAATCGGTGCGGCATTATAACGGAGTGCCGATCGACGCACACGCCATCGTCGAGCCGCTGCTCGAAGCCGAACGCCAGCCGGCGGTCGTCGCCGATTAA
- a CDS encoding 2-oxoacid:ferredoxin oxidoreductase subunit beta, which translates to MTVNLIGLTREVYKGLPTTLCAGCGHNSITNHLIKALYDYGLEPHKLAKMSGIGCSSKTPAYFVEQAHGFNGLHGRMPSAATGAKVANRNLVVMGISGDGDTASIGLGQYCHMIRRNVDLTYIIENNGCYGLTKGQFSATADVGSTQKGGKVNEYATIDVCGLAIELGATFVARSFSGDGKQLVPLLQAALSHRGTAIIDIISPCVTFNDHEGSTKSYAYVKDHDIVLHTADYIAGGREITVDYEPGTVRDVELDDGSHVLLRKLEVDYDPTNAGLALGVIHEATARGEFVTGLLYVDTNARDLCERERLPKRSLVDHDEESLRISRTDWDALMRP; encoded by the coding sequence ATGACGGTTAACCTGATCGGGCTCACCCGCGAAGTCTACAAAGGACTGCCGACGACACTGTGCGCCGGCTGCGGTCACAACTCGATTACCAATCATTTAATCAAGGCGCTGTACGACTACGGATTGGAGCCGCACAAGCTGGCCAAGATGAGCGGTATCGGCTGCTCTTCTAAAACGCCGGCGTACTTCGTCGAGCAGGCGCACGGTTTCAACGGCTTGCACGGGCGTATGCCGTCGGCCGCAACCGGTGCGAAAGTTGCGAACCGCAATCTCGTCGTCATGGGCATCAGCGGCGACGGCGATACCGCCAGCATCGGACTGGGGCAATATTGCCACATGATTCGACGCAACGTCGACCTCACGTATATCATCGAAAATAATGGCTGCTACGGGCTCACAAAAGGCCAGTTTTCGGCGACCGCCGATGTCGGTTCCACGCAAAAGGGCGGCAAGGTAAACGAGTACGCCACCATCGACGTCTGCGGCCTGGCGATCGAACTTGGCGCGACCTTCGTCGCCCGCTCGTTTTCGGGCGACGGCAAGCAGCTCGTACCTCTGTTGCAAGCGGCCCTTTCGCATCGCGGAACGGCGATTATCGACATCATCAGTCCGTGCGTTACGTTCAACGATCACGAAGGCTCGACCAAGAGTTACGCGTATGTCAAGGATCACGACATCGTGCTGCATACGGCCGATTACATCGCCGGCGGCCGCGAGATCACGGTCGACTACGAACCCGGAACCGTGCGCGACGTCGAGCTCGATGACGGATCGCACGTGCTGCTGCGCAAGCTGGAGGTCGATTACGATCCGACCAACGCCGGTCTAGCGCTTGGCGTTATCCATGAAGCAACCGCGCGCGGGGAGTTCGTCACCGGCCTGCTCTACGTCGATACGAACGCACGCGACCTCTGCGAACGCGAACGCTTGCCTAAGCGTTCGCTGGTAGACCACGACGAAGAATCGCTGCGCATCTCCCGAACCGATTGGGATGCGCTGATGCGGCCGTAG